The proteins below are encoded in one region of Gadus macrocephalus chromosome 14, ASM3116895v1:
- the si:dkey-148a17.6 gene encoding leukotriene B4 receptor 1, which produces MRTLDRTCVHTHTHTFIHRCSLRQAMASPSSEDMEFEDISSGTTVCCVILGLSFLVGAPGNLLVIWTILRHVKKHSHTVILILNLAVADLLILITLPLWIYSLAFSWVFGKASCKAMVFVINACMFSSVFLITTMSVERFLAVRHPFASADWKRKKALSKVLLVLWTAAFLLSLPVLPTQVLDGEPGEMQCLYREYASDGQQVLFLLLETLLGFVVPLAVLVVCYSCLCSRIAQMTLKSKRKSTLLICSVVVVFTVCWTPHHAGNILTLVQLAIKGSHPAASQRLESAGNTMTFVAGALVFISSTVNPMLYMFAARSFRSSLRETGIQKLFHHISSTSPGENNREMSFVSKSKSNQTSSSRCSLERQIDVYVNV; this is translated from the coding sequence ATGAGGACACTAGACcgcacatgcgtacacacacatacacatacatttataCACAGATGTAGCTTGAGACAAGCGATGGCTTCGCCCTCTTCAGAAGACATGGAATTCGAGGATATATCCAGTGGAACAACCGTGTGCTGTGTGATCCTGGGCCTGTCCTTCTTGGTCGGGGCTCCGGGGAACCTCCTGGTCATCTGGACCATCCTGAGGCACGTCAAGAAGCACTCGCACAccgtcatcctcatcctcaaccTGGCTGTGGCGGACCTGCTCATCCTCATCACCCTCCCATTGTGGATCTACAGCCTGGCCTTCTCCTGGGTGTTCGGCAAGGCTTCCTGCAAGGCCATGGTCTTTGTCATCAACGCCTGCATGTTCAGCAGCGTCTTCCTCATCACCACCATGAGCGTGGAGCGTTTCCTGGCCGTGCGCCACCCCTTCGCCTCGGCCGACTGGAAGAGGAAAAAAGCCCTGAGCAAAGTGCTGCTGGTGCTTTGGACCGCTGCCTTCCTGCTGAGCTTGCCTGTCCTCCCCACCCAGGTCTTGGATGGGGAACCAGGCGAGATGCAGTGTTTGTACCGGGAGTACGCCTCTGATGGCCAGCAGGTTCTTTTCCTGCTGCTTGAGACGCTGTTGGGATTCGTGGTGCCCCTCGCTGTATTGGTGGTCTGCTACAGCTGCCTCTGCAGCCGCATTGCTCAGATGACCCTGAAGTCCAAACGCAAGTCCACCTTGCTGATCTGcagcgtggtggtggtgttcacTGTGTGCTGGACGCCGCATCACGCGGGGAACATCCTGACACTGGTGCAGCTCGCCATCAAGGGGTCCCACCCGGCCGCGTCCCAGCGCCTAGAGAGCGCAGGGAACACCATGACCTTCGTGGCCGGAGCCTTGGTCTTCATCAGCAGCACGGTCAACCCCATGCTGTACATGTTTGCAGCGCGATCGTTCAGGAGCTCTCTGAGGGAGACGGGCATCCAGAAGCTGTTCCACCACATCTCCAGCACGTCCCCAGGGGAGAACAACCGAGAGATGTCCTTTGTGTCCAAGAGCAAGAGCAACCAGACCAGCAGCTCTCGGTGTTCTCTGGAGCGACAGATAGACgtgtatgtaaatgtgtga